A stretch of Mycobacterium sp. ITM-2016-00316 DNA encodes these proteins:
- a CDS encoding CaiB/BaiF CoA-transferase family protein: protein MTAPLTGYTVIDLSTGIAGAYCTRLLADGGAEVIKVETPEGDPLRRWSASGATVAAGDSGALFKFLAGAKRSVLIDPAAGTSLLDRLLATADAVVWSPESAVAELISPRELHRRHPHLIITAITPFGLDGPWHDRPATEFTLQAWSGGAIGIGRGSQDRAPAHVGGRPGEWVTGAYAAAMTQAFRVRALRDGYGELIDLSALEAQILCLTYYPVTYFEVLGHPWRTERRPTVPGVAEAADGLVALGCGTAQQWHDLCAMSGHDEWIDENTTLTITEQANLHAEELYAWVREQNADDLRDLATAFRIPNAPVGNGANVTAMDHFAQRGAFVEHPGGQFVQPAHPYRLGGVQLRPPAAAPTLGQHTDKVAALDLPPQPGPDAEMDRNRLPLSGLRILDMTTFWAGPSCTHVLGMLGAEVIHLESTARPDGTRLIAGIPASEDQWWERSPIFSALNTNKKGLTLDFQSEEGRDVLRRLIATCDVVVENFTPRVIDQIGLDFETVRSLRDGVIMLRMPGFGLDGPWRDNPAFAYIIEDASGLSWLTGYPDRTPFEPYSVGDPNAGVHALNALLLALEHRRRTGEAVLVEAAMVDAALNIAAEQVIEYSAYDALLQRDGNRGPVAAPQNLYRSADIDEFGRADSWVAVAVETDAQWVALRDALGRPAWAMADELSTAAGRRAHHDRIDDELGAWCEPRAADEIIETLWPAGVPVAKVMQPHRQTELAQLRHRRFFEHVGHPVNIAAPHSTLPISVSHGPDVFHREPAPLLGEHNHELLTQLGLTGAQIDDLEEQGVIGTEPGVGGRRKAVR from the coding sequence ATGACTGCACCACTGACCGGTTACACCGTCATCGACCTGTCCACAGGTATCGCCGGTGCCTACTGCACCAGACTCCTGGCCGACGGCGGCGCCGAGGTCATCAAGGTGGAGACACCGGAGGGCGACCCGCTGCGGCGCTGGTCGGCATCCGGTGCGACCGTCGCCGCCGGAGACAGCGGTGCGCTGTTCAAGTTCCTGGCCGGAGCCAAGCGCAGTGTGCTGATCGACCCAGCGGCCGGCACCTCCCTGCTCGACCGGCTGCTGGCCACCGCCGATGCGGTCGTGTGGTCGCCGGAATCTGCGGTCGCCGAGCTGATCTCACCGCGGGAGCTGCACCGGCGCCATCCGCATCTGATCATCACCGCGATCACGCCGTTCGGTCTGGACGGACCCTGGCATGACCGGCCGGCCACCGAATTCACCCTGCAGGCCTGGTCCGGCGGGGCCATCGGCATCGGTCGCGGATCCCAGGACCGGGCACCTGCACACGTCGGCGGTCGGCCGGGGGAGTGGGTGACCGGCGCCTATGCCGCGGCGATGACGCAGGCGTTCCGGGTGCGTGCCCTGCGAGACGGGTACGGAGAGCTGATCGACCTGTCCGCGCTGGAGGCGCAGATCCTGTGCCTCACCTACTATCCGGTGACCTACTTCGAGGTGCTCGGTCACCCGTGGCGCACCGAGCGGCGGCCTACCGTGCCGGGTGTCGCCGAGGCCGCGGACGGACTGGTGGCCCTCGGTTGCGGGACCGCGCAGCAATGGCACGATTTGTGCGCCATGTCCGGCCACGATGAGTGGATCGACGAGAACACCACCCTGACCATCACCGAGCAGGCCAACCTGCACGCCGAGGAGCTCTACGCCTGGGTGCGCGAACAGAACGCCGACGATCTCCGGGATCTGGCCACGGCATTCCGCATCCCCAACGCGCCGGTGGGCAACGGCGCGAACGTCACCGCCATGGACCATTTCGCGCAACGCGGTGCGTTCGTCGAGCACCCGGGCGGGCAGTTCGTGCAGCCCGCCCATCCCTACCGACTCGGCGGTGTGCAGTTGCGCCCGCCGGCGGCGGCACCCACCCTGGGACAGCACACCGATAAGGTGGCCGCCCTGGACCTGCCGCCGCAGCCCGGACCCGACGCGGAGATGGACCGGAACCGGTTGCCGCTGAGCGGACTCCGCATCCTGGACATGACCACCTTCTGGGCGGGACCGTCGTGCACCCATGTGCTCGGCATGCTCGGAGCCGAGGTCATCCACCTGGAGTCCACCGCGCGCCCGGACGGGACCCGCCTGATCGCGGGTATCCCGGCGAGCGAGGACCAGTGGTGGGAACGGTCACCGATCTTCTCCGCGCTCAACACCAACAAGAAGGGGTTGACCCTGGACTTCCAATCGGAGGAGGGCCGGGATGTGCTGCGGCGGCTGATCGCCACCTGCGATGTGGTGGTGGAGAACTTCACCCCGCGCGTGATCGATCAGATCGGCCTGGACTTCGAGACGGTACGCAGCCTGCGCGACGGCGTGATCATGTTGCGGATGCCGGGATTCGGACTGGACGGGCCGTGGCGGGACAACCCGGCATTCGCCTACATCATCGAGGACGCGTCCGGTCTGAGCTGGCTCACCGGCTACCCCGACCGCACGCCGTTCGAGCCCTATTCGGTCGGAGACCCGAACGCCGGGGTGCACGCGTTGAACGCGTTGCTGCTGGCGCTGGAGCATCGCCGCCGCACCGGCGAGGCGGTCCTGGTCGAGGCGGCCATGGTGGACGCCGCGCTCAACATCGCCGCCGAGCAGGTGATCGAATATTCCGCCTACGACGCGTTGTTGCAGCGCGACGGGAACCGCGGCCCGGTGGCCGCGCCGCAGAATCTGTACCGCAGCGCCGATATCGACGAATTCGGCCGTGCCGACAGCTGGGTGGCCGTCGCGGTCGAGACCGACGCGCAGTGGGTGGCGCTGCGCGACGCGCTGGGCAGACCGGCGTGGGCGATGGCCGACGAGTTGTCGACCGCCGCCGGCCGCCGCGCACACCACGACCGGATCGACGACGAGCTGGGCGCCTGGTGCGAGCCCCGGGCAGCCGATGAGATCATCGAAACACTCTGGCCGGCCGGTGTTCCGGTGGCCAAGGTGATGCAGCCGCACCGGCAGACCGAACTGGCCCAACTGCGGCATCGGCGATTCTTCGAGCACGTCGGCCACCCGGTGAACATCGCCGCCCCGCACAGCACGCTGCCGATATCGGTGTCCCATGGCCCGGACGTCTTTCATCGGGAGCCGGCACCCCTGCTCGGCGAGCACAACCATGAACTGCTCACCCAGCTCGGCCTGACCGGCGCCCAGATCGACGACCTCGAGGAGCAAGGCGTGATCGGCACCGAACCCGGTGTCGGCGGCCGGCGGAAGGCGGTCCGCTAG